A region from the Streptomyces lydicus genome encodes:
- a CDS encoding pirin family protein, with translation MSNLDLRPAPHPCGGNGRTGPVRDVQPGKQVPLGESTVVRRLLPNLGRRMVGAWCFVDHYGPDDIAGEPGMQVPPHPHMGLQTVSWLREGEVLHRDSLGSLQTVRPGELGLMTSGRAIAHSEESPSGHGRLLHGAQLWVALPGGHRDTAPAFEHHTELPVITGGGGLSATVVLGELAGATSPGTTYSPLVGADLTLAAGADARLPVDPDFEYAALAISGESEVDGVRLAPGALLYLGCGRGELPLRADSDSSLMLLGGEPFEERILMWWNFVGRSQQDIEEARDAWMSGSRFGEVHGYDGERLPAPDLPAVPMKPRGRVH, from the coding sequence ATGAGCAACCTCGACCTCAGACCCGCGCCCCATCCGTGCGGCGGCAACGGCCGTACGGGCCCGGTCCGCGATGTCCAGCCCGGCAAGCAGGTGCCGCTCGGCGAGAGCACCGTCGTCCGCAGACTGCTGCCGAACCTCGGCCGGCGGATGGTCGGCGCCTGGTGCTTCGTCGACCACTACGGTCCCGACGACATCGCCGGTGAGCCCGGGATGCAGGTGCCGCCGCACCCGCACATGGGCCTGCAGACCGTCAGCTGGCTGCGCGAGGGCGAGGTGCTGCACCGCGACAGCCTCGGCAGTCTGCAGACCGTACGGCCCGGGGAGCTGGGCCTGATGACCTCGGGCCGGGCCATCGCCCACTCCGAGGAGTCACCGTCCGGCCATGGCCGCCTTCTGCACGGCGCCCAGCTGTGGGTGGCGCTGCCCGGCGGACACCGTGACACCGCACCGGCCTTCGAGCACCACACCGAACTCCCGGTGATCACCGGCGGTGGCGGACTGTCCGCCACCGTCGTCCTGGGCGAGCTGGCCGGCGCCACCTCACCCGGCACCACCTACTCCCCGCTGGTGGGTGCCGACCTCACGCTCGCCGCGGGCGCGGACGCCCGCCTGCCGGTCGACCCCGACTTCGAATACGCGGCGCTGGCCATCTCCGGCGAGAGCGAGGTCGACGGGGTGCGCCTCGCCCCCGGCGCCCTTCTCTACCTCGGCTGCGGACGCGGCGAACTGCCCCTGCGCGCCGACTCCGACAGCAGCCTGATGCTGCTCGGCGGCGAGCCGTTCGAGGAGCGGATCCTCATGTGGTGGAACTTCGTGGGGCGTTCGCAGCAGGACATCGAAGAGGCCCGCGACGCCTGGATGTCGGGCTCCCGCTTCGGCGAGGTGCACGGCTACGACGGCGAGCGGTTGCCGGCCCCCGACCTCCCCGCGGTGCCCATGAAACCGCGGGGCCGGGTGCATTGA
- a CDS encoding DUF5925 domain-containing protein gives MCADHVQPSAAEESLPLRLTMDDSDAPADVVDALFLGRFAKGEQPFARGRSLDRVKSGLTLLPPGARVLRSAKDEDRSATLAEGDGFTLLVSRWNRGADVTVTAVTDELAEKVLGAATDGAQDEPEPQPENVAMGFWYFSPRRGPHRTSRQISAGTWEEIRPNYTAPVADAMDRLMKVAPEEIAGRLLLLHGPPGTGKTSALRTLARSWRDWCQVDCVLDPERLFHDVGYLMDIAIGEDDSTGKGRWRLLLLEDCDELIRGEAKHAAGQALSRLLNLTDGLLGQGRNVLVGVTTNEDLERMHPAVVRPGRCLARIEVGPLTRPEAVRWLGTEQGIGREGASLAELYALRRGTRPASVPPQDSGADAGLYL, from the coding sequence ATGTGTGCCGATCACGTCCAGCCGTCCGCCGCCGAGGAGTCCCTTCCGCTCCGGCTGACCATGGACGACAGCGATGCGCCCGCCGATGTCGTCGACGCGCTCTTCCTGGGGCGATTCGCGAAGGGAGAACAGCCGTTCGCCCGCGGCCGGTCCCTGGACCGGGTGAAGTCCGGCCTGACACTGCTGCCGCCGGGCGCACGGGTCCTGCGCTCGGCGAAGGACGAGGACCGCAGCGCCACGCTCGCCGAGGGCGACGGTTTCACCCTGCTGGTCTCGCGCTGGAACCGCGGCGCCGATGTGACGGTCACCGCCGTCACCGACGAGCTGGCCGAGAAGGTGCTGGGCGCGGCCACCGACGGTGCGCAGGACGAACCGGAGCCACAGCCGGAGAACGTGGCGATGGGCTTCTGGTACTTCTCACCGCGTCGCGGACCGCACCGCACGTCCCGGCAGATCTCGGCCGGCACCTGGGAGGAGATCCGGCCCAACTACACCGCGCCGGTGGCCGACGCCATGGACCGGCTGATGAAGGTGGCGCCCGAGGAGATCGCCGGACGGCTGCTGTTGCTGCACGGCCCGCCCGGTACGGGCAAGACCTCCGCGCTGCGCACGCTCGCCCGCTCCTGGCGCGACTGGTGCCAGGTGGACTGCGTCCTGGACCCGGAGCGGCTGTTCCACGACGTCGGCTATCTGATGGACATCGCGATCGGCGAGGACGACAGCACCGGCAAGGGCCGCTGGCGGCTGCTGCTCCTGGAGGACTGCGACGAGCTGATCCGCGGCGAGGCCAAGCACGCCGCGGGCCAGGCGCTGTCGCGGCTGCTCAATCTGACGGACGGACTGCTGGGCCAGGGCCGTAACGTCCTGGTCGGGGTGACCACCAACGAGGATCTGGAACGGATGCATCCGGCGGTGGTCCGCCCCGGCCGCTGTCTGGCCCGGATCGAGGTCGGGCCGCTGACCCGCCCGGAGGCCGTGCGCTGGCTCGGCACGGAGCAGGGCATCGGACGCGAGGGCGCCTCGCTCGCCGAACTGTACGCACTGCGGCGCGGCACCCGGCCCGCCTCGGTCCCGCCCCAGGACTCGGGTGCCGATGCGGGGCTCTACCTGTGA
- a CDS encoding xylan 1,4-beta-xylosidase — MRRHGGERQGRGFTIAAGVAVLAILLALCSLPGDEGGDAKRPARPRVAGPAVGWGFTHTQFSADDGTDAATARAARLLSAHPMPQNQHLMGWGADNPEPSPGHYDFADLDRRLALIRQTGGTPVLTLCCAPDWMKGGTAGHTDWSALEKAPDPAHYADFAALAGKVAQRYPDVRHFVVWNEFKGFFDDAKGRWNYEGYTRLYNLVYRAVKKVDSANQVGGPYLVMDSYVPGDDTYASALKGPWGSVDRRTLDAFAYWNRHKAGADFLVVDGSSYSKDNRYAPDAFAATRKFADVGRWLRKESGLPLWWAEWYVEIPDESDDRAGWSERRRTATQASALIEMASGGAASGFYWNPETEGAHCPGCLWTSTERDDGGTELPMMDLLSHFSRAFPPGNRPQDLDTGGTTVRGLADDRTALLVNTKDRRAVVKVDGKDVTLAGYEVRWIDRT; from the coding sequence GTGCGACGCCATGGTGGGGAACGTCAGGGCCGGGGCTTCACGATCGCGGCCGGGGTGGCGGTGCTGGCGATACTGCTGGCCCTCTGCTCCCTTCCTGGCGACGAGGGCGGGGATGCGAAGCGGCCCGCGCGCCCGCGCGTCGCCGGCCCCGCGGTGGGCTGGGGGTTCACCCACACCCAGTTCAGCGCGGACGACGGCACCGATGCGGCCACCGCACGGGCCGCCCGGCTGCTGTCCGCCCATCCGATGCCGCAGAACCAGCACCTGATGGGCTGGGGCGCGGACAACCCCGAACCGAGTCCGGGCCACTATGACTTCGCCGACCTGGACCGCAGGCTCGCGCTGATCCGGCAGACCGGCGGCACCCCCGTGCTGACCCTGTGCTGCGCACCGGACTGGATGAAGGGCGGCACGGCAGGGCACACCGACTGGAGCGCCCTGGAAAAGGCGCCCGACCCGGCGCATTACGCGGACTTCGCCGCGCTCGCCGGAAAGGTCGCCCAGCGCTATCCGGACGTCCGGCACTTCGTCGTCTGGAACGAATTCAAGGGATTCTTCGACGACGCCAAGGGCCGCTGGAATTACGAGGGGTATACCCGCCTGTACAACCTGGTCTACCGCGCGGTGAAGAAGGTGGACAGCGCGAATCAGGTGGGTGGTCCCTATCTCGTGATGGACAGCTATGTCCCGGGCGACGACACCTATGCCTCCGCCCTCAAGGGCCCCTGGGGCAGCGTCGACCGGCGCACCCTCGACGCCTTTGCGTACTGGAACCGGCACAAGGCCGGCGCGGACTTCCTGGTCGTCGACGGCTCCAGCTACAGCAAGGACAACCGGTACGCCCCGGACGCGTTCGCCGCCACCCGGAAATTCGCCGATGTGGGGCGGTGGCTGCGCAAGGAGAGCGGACTGCCGCTGTGGTGGGCGGAGTGGTACGTCGAGATCCCGGATGAGAGCGACGACCGGGCCGGCTGGAGCGAGCGCCGCCGCACCGCCACGCAGGCCTCCGCCCTGATCGAGATGGCGTCCGGCGGCGCCGCCAGCGGGTTCTACTGGAACCCGGAGACCGAGGGGGCGCACTGCCCCGGATGCCTGTGGACCAGCACCGAGCGGGACGACGGGGGAACGGAGCTGCCCATGATGGACCTGCTGTCCCACTTCTCCCGCGCCTTTCCGCCGGGGAATCGGCCGCAGGACCTCGACACCGGCGGGACGACGGTCCGGGGGCTGGCCGATGACCGGACGGCACTGCTGGTCAACACCAAGGACCGCCGCGCCGTGGTGAAAGTGGATGGTAAGGACGTCACGCTCGCCGGATACGAGGTGCGGTGGATCGACCGGACCTGA
- a CDS encoding lipopolysaccharide biosynthesis protein, with amino-acid sequence MSDTTTKAEEHTEPEPRGGGGRARRLPGRGGGSPLFRNAYALMLNTGVSGLLGLGFWLVAARYYTESAVGQGSAAIAAMKLLAGLTAVTLTGALARFIPVAGRGTGRLVLRTYAVSSAVVAAAAAVFLLTLGLWGPSYRFLHGPLTGLGFLLAVVAWSLLTLQDGVLTGLRSALWVPVGNLSFSTVKLGLLVVFAAALPTAGVFVSWAAAIAVSVVPLGWLVFRRLVPRHVRATHRTARPPSLREMGRFVAGDSTGSLFSLAVVYLVPVLVASQVSAADNAYFYITTTIGGTVNLLALNMGASLTVEGAHDPAQLARHTRAALRRMARIMLPVCAVLFLGAPHILGIFGPGYAEAATPLLRWFAVGALLRVVMEVHFAVLRAQSRTSGLAALQGLLCVLVLGLTLVLLPRMGLTGAGVAEISSLAVIVAVAGVRLSRVLRGTVPVPAARTPAGGPAPGGVPAGLSVHGELGDAVRGDQAQGEPAVATVPRPLPGGRPPGRRPALLVRLRSRPDLAVWALLATALALFWLPLRGMGDAALDRMNGLGLISVLPVATLAGTVLLVAAFGAALSLARPRRALLAAVLLLTVVALHALPAVLETEPRFPTAWQHLGFLDYLGRTGTAVPDLDARWSWPGFFAAVQFVAGACGVTDFTEVLRWWPLTVELLYLAPLFLLLRAVRASWRAKWCALWLFALCGWVGQDYFSPQGFTYLLYLAFVAVLLVWFRDPRPTWGLRRPGEAEVRPAGRGQLVTLLGVLIALFTASVAGHQLTPFVMLGVLTFLVLVRRSNLYGLPLLCGVLVLAWIGFLAEPYWSGHFDELFGGLGGVGGNVASSVTDRIGGGDPTHKLVLYARVALAGGVLALACWGVLRRRWAGFTERALPVLAFVPFLAFGMQSYGGEMALRVFLFALPGAAVLAALALFPRETGARRGLGPLAALLTGLLLTFGFLVARWGNEPFERIRPGEVAAMDYVYAHDKPTARVLWLSSDPVNSVTPAMPWGAKDMERVQYEPVLAPRVPDRVGPVVTALRKAGPQSYLIVNHGQSESLRLDSGYRKGWEARLRAALDRRPELRRVLANRHAAVYELTRRPAGEVPPPRPGRAGPQVTWTPWSVLGALAALALIVALAAREVLRVAVAPGVRQLHWIQGLFWFSLPLLAVFLASLVQRFLTVS; translated from the coding sequence GTGTCTGACACCACCACCAAGGCCGAGGAGCACACGGAACCGGAGCCCCGGGGAGGCGGCGGCCGCGCGCGCCGGCTCCCCGGGCGGGGCGGCGGGAGTCCGCTGTTCCGCAACGCCTATGCGCTGATGCTCAACACCGGCGTCTCCGGGCTGCTCGGCCTGGGGTTCTGGCTGGTCGCGGCCCGTTACTACACGGAGTCGGCAGTCGGCCAGGGATCGGCGGCCATCGCCGCGATGAAGCTGCTGGCCGGGCTGACGGCGGTGACCCTGACCGGTGCGCTGGCCCGCTTCATCCCGGTCGCCGGGCGGGGCACCGGCCGGCTGGTGCTGCGGACCTACGCGGTCAGTTCGGCCGTGGTGGCCGCCGCCGCGGCCGTCTTCCTGCTCACCCTCGGTCTGTGGGGGCCCTCGTACCGCTTTCTGCACGGCCCGCTGACCGGCCTCGGCTTCCTGCTGGCCGTGGTCGCCTGGTCGCTGCTGACCCTGCAGGACGGGGTACTGACCGGACTGCGCAGTGCCCTGTGGGTGCCGGTGGGCAACCTCTCGTTCTCCACGGTGAAGCTCGGGCTGTTGGTGGTCTTCGCCGCGGCGCTGCCCACCGCCGGGGTCTTCGTCTCCTGGGCCGCGGCGATCGCGGTATCGGTGGTTCCGCTGGGCTGGCTGGTGTTCCGGCGGCTGGTGCCCCGGCATGTACGGGCCACGCACCGCACCGCACGGCCGCCGTCGCTCCGGGAGATGGGCCGCTTCGTGGCCGGCGACTCCACCGGGTCGCTGTTCTCGCTCGCCGTGGTCTACCTCGTGCCGGTCCTGGTGGCCTCGCAGGTCAGCGCGGCGGACAATGCGTACTTCTACATCACCACCACCATCGGCGGCACGGTCAATCTGCTCGCCCTCAACATGGGCGCCTCGCTGACCGTCGAGGGGGCGCACGACCCGGCGCAGCTGGCCCGGCACACCCGGGCCGCGCTGCGGCGGATGGCCCGCATCATGCTCCCGGTCTGTGCCGTCCTGTTCCTCGGCGCGCCCCATATTCTGGGGATCTTCGGCCCGGGGTACGCGGAGGCGGCGACGCCGCTGCTGCGCTGGTTCGCGGTGGGGGCGCTGCTGCGGGTCGTGATGGAGGTCCATTTCGCGGTGCTGCGTGCCCAGAGCCGTACGTCCGGACTGGCCGCTCTGCAGGGCCTGTTGTGTGTGCTGGTGCTCGGGCTGACACTGGTGCTGCTGCCGCGGATGGGGCTGACCGGCGCCGGTGTCGCCGAGATCTCCAGCCTGGCGGTGATCGTCGCGGTCGCCGGTGTCCGGCTGAGCCGGGTACTGCGCGGGACGGTGCCCGTGCCGGCCGCCCGCACACCGGCGGGCGGACCCGCCCCCGGCGGGGTTCCGGCGGGCCTGTCCGTCCACGGGGAGCTGGGGGATGCGGTGCGAGGGGACCAGGCGCAGGGCGAGCCCGCGGTCGCCACCGTGCCCCGCCCACTGCCCGGGGGCAGGCCGCCGGGCCGCCGCCCCGCGCTCCTCGTACGCCTCCGGAGCCGCCCCGACCTCGCCGTCTGGGCGCTGCTGGCCACCGCGCTCGCGCTGTTCTGGCTGCCGCTTCGCGGGATGGGCGACGCCGCGCTGGACCGGATGAACGGGCTCGGGCTGATCTCGGTGCTGCCCGTGGCGACGCTCGCCGGGACCGTCCTGCTGGTGGCGGCCTTCGGCGCGGCGCTGTCGCTCGCCCGGCCACGGCGGGCGCTGCTCGCCGCGGTGCTGCTGCTGACGGTGGTGGCGCTGCATGCCCTGCCGGCCGTCCTGGAGACCGAGCCGCGCTTCCCGACGGCCTGGCAGCATCTGGGGTTCCTGGACTACCTCGGCAGAACCGGCACCGCGGTACCGGACCTGGACGCCCGCTGGAGCTGGCCCGGCTTCTTCGCCGCGGTGCAGTTCGTCGCCGGGGCCTGCGGGGTCACGGATTTCACCGAAGTGCTGCGCTGGTGGCCGCTGACCGTGGAACTTCTCTACCTGGCGCCGCTGTTCCTCCTGCTGCGGGCGGTACGGGCGAGCTGGCGGGCGAAGTGGTGCGCCCTGTGGCTGTTCGCGCTGTGCGGCTGGGTCGGCCAGGACTACTTCTCGCCGCAGGGGTTCACGTACCTCCTCTACCTGGCCTTTGTGGCGGTCCTGCTGGTGTGGTTCCGCGACCCCCGGCCGACGTGGGGACTGCGCCGGCCGGGTGAGGCGGAGGTGCGGCCGGCCGGCCGCGGTCAGCTGGTGACGCTGCTCGGCGTGCTGATCGCCCTGTTCACGGCGTCGGTGGCGGGCCATCAGCTCACTCCGTTCGTGATGCTCGGTGTGCTGACGTTCCTGGTGCTCGTCCGGCGCTCCAACCTCTACGGCCTGCCGCTGCTGTGCGGCGTCCTGGTCCTGGCCTGGATCGGGTTCCTGGCCGAGCCCTACTGGTCGGGCCACTTCGACGAGCTGTTCGGCGGGCTCGGCGGCGTCGGCGGCAACGTCGCCTCGTCCGTCACGGACCGGATCGGCGGCGGCGATCCCACCCACAAGCTGGTGCTCTACGCCCGGGTGGCACTGGCGGGCGGGGTGCTGGCGCTGGCCTGCTGGGGAGTGCTGCGGCGGCGGTGGGCCGGCTTCACCGAACGCGCGCTGCCGGTGCTGGCCTTCGTGCCCTTCCTGGCGTTCGGGATGCAGTCCTACGGCGGCGAAATGGCGCTGCGGGTCTTCCTGTTCGCGCTGCCCGGCGCCGCCGTACTGGCCGCGCTGGCGCTGTTCCCGCGCGAGACCGGCGCCCGGCGCGGTCTGGGGCCGCTCGCCGCGCTGCTGACGGGCCTGCTGCTGACCTTCGGCTTCCTCGTCGCCCGCTGGGGCAACGAGCCGTTCGAGCGGATCCGGCCGGGTGAGGTCGCGGCGATGGACTACGTCTATGCGCACGACAAGCCGACCGCGCGGGTGCTGTGGCTGAGCAGCGACCCGGTCAACAGCGTCACCCCGGCGATGCCCTGGGGCGCCAAGGACATGGAGCGGGTGCAGTACGAACCGGTCCTGGCGCCCCGCGTTCCGGATCGGGTGGGCCCGGTCGTGACCGCCCTGCGGAAGGCGGGGCCGCAGTCGTACCTCATCGTCAACCACGGTCAGTCGGAGTCGCTGCGGCTGGATTCCGGGTACCGCAAGGGCTGGGAGGCCCGGCTGCGGGCCGCCCTGGACCGGCGCCCCGAGCTGCGGCGGGTGCTGGCCAACCGGCATGCGGCGGTGTACGAGCTGACGCGGCGCCCGGCGGGCGAGGTCCCGCCGCCCCGGCCCGGCAGGGCCGGTCCGCAGGTGACCTGGACACCGTGGTCGGTGCTCGGTGCGCTGGCGGCGCTCGCGCTGATCGTGGCGCTGGCGGCCCGCGAGGTGCTGCGGGTCGCGGTCGCCCCCGGCGTGCGGCAACTGCACTGGATCCAGGGGCTGTTCTGGTTCTCGCTGCCGCTTCTGGCGGTGTTTCTGGCGTCGCTGGTGCAGCGGTTCCTGACGGTGTCGTGA
- a CDS encoding polysaccharide deacetylase family protein yields MSERPPVVPILMYHAVTAAPAPAVRELSVPPEAFAAQLAVLADAGFTPLTTAALAAAWRGGGPLPAKPVLITFDDGYEGVYRHALPALARHGFPATLFVCTGWLPGPYDTGGALDTMLDWDQVRKLAAAGVEIGGHSHSHPQLDGVGDARLRHEVLRCKEIIAEQIGTPPESFAYPYGHSSRRVRRTVRALGFSQALVVGNALAARRQGPYALARLTVRRRTGTEEFARIIEGRGLLRAFARDRVLTKGYAVVRRARQAVRLCTPGG; encoded by the coding sequence ATGAGCGAACGGCCGCCTGTGGTGCCGATCTTGATGTACCACGCGGTGACCGCGGCTCCGGCCCCCGCCGTGCGGGAGCTGTCCGTGCCGCCGGAGGCCTTCGCCGCACAGCTCGCGGTGCTGGCCGACGCCGGATTCACCCCGCTGACCACCGCCGCGCTGGCCGCGGCCTGGCGGGGCGGCGGACCGCTGCCGGCCAAGCCGGTGCTGATCACCTTCGACGACGGCTACGAAGGCGTCTACCGGCACGCGCTGCCCGCTCTCGCCCGGCACGGTTTCCCGGCCACCCTCTTCGTCTGCACCGGCTGGCTGCCCGGCCCGTACGACACCGGTGGCGCCCTGGACACCATGCTCGACTGGGACCAGGTGCGGAAGCTGGCCGCGGCGGGTGTCGAGATCGGCGGGCACAGCCACAGCCATCCGCAGCTGGACGGCGTCGGTGACGCCCGGCTGCGGCACGAGGTGCTGCGGTGCAAGGAGATCATCGCCGAGCAGATCGGCACACCGCCGGAATCCTTCGCCTACCCCTACGGTCACTCCAGCCGGCGGGTGCGGCGGACGGTGCGCGCGCTGGGCTTCTCGCAGGCGCTGGTGGTGGGCAATGCGCTCGCCGCCCGCCGTCAGGGGCCGTACGCCCTGGCCCGGCTGACGGTGCGGCGCCGTACGGGCACCGAGGAGTTCGCCCGGATCATCGAGGGCCGCGGGCTGCTCCGCGCCTTCGCCCGGGACCGGGTGCTCACCAAGGGGTACGCGGTGGTCCGCAGAGCGCGGCAGGCGGTCCGGCTGTGCACGCCGGGCGGCTGA
- a CDS encoding glycosyltransferase family 2 protein translates to MSAARPAAGPAPRISVVICVHTEDRWEDILAAVASVHGQSHPAHEVLVVVDHHPVLLTRLREHFRGAHAGAPASRTPATPVRIMANSGPQGLSAGRNTGVAVAGGEIVAFLDDDAVAERDWLRHFAAAYADPAVMAVGGRTEPVWASGRRPAWFPEEFDWVVGCTYRGLPPGRVRVRNVLGGNASFRRVAFDLVGGFAVGIGRDAGRRPLGCEETELCIRISRSLPDAVLLIDDRSVIHHRVPAVRERFGYFRSRAYAEGLSKALVTRSVGARDGLSAERRYTTRVLPAGVLRGVRDALLRRPGGAGRAGAIVAGVAAAAAGYAWGTARARMQTRSRSRERGKPVGGEGVDRPAEDAAAGAGPEREGAAA, encoded by the coding sequence GTGAGCGCGGCGAGACCGGCGGCCGGCCCGGCACCACGGATCTCCGTCGTCATCTGCGTCCACACCGAGGACCGGTGGGAGGACATCCTCGCCGCGGTGGCGTCGGTGCACGGCCAGTCCCACCCCGCGCATGAGGTGCTGGTGGTGGTGGACCATCACCCCGTCCTGCTGACCCGGCTCAGGGAGCACTTCAGGGGCGCTCACGCGGGCGCACCCGCTTCCCGTACGCCCGCAACTCCCGTACGGATCATGGCCAATTCAGGACCCCAGGGGCTGTCCGCGGGGCGTAACACCGGTGTCGCCGTGGCCGGCGGCGAGATCGTCGCCTTCCTGGACGACGACGCGGTGGCCGAGCGGGACTGGCTGCGCCACTTCGCCGCGGCCTACGCCGACCCGGCGGTGATGGCGGTCGGCGGGCGCACCGAGCCGGTCTGGGCGTCCGGCCGCCGCCCGGCGTGGTTCCCCGAGGAGTTCGACTGGGTGGTGGGCTGTACGTACCGCGGTCTGCCGCCGGGCAGGGTGCGGGTGCGCAATGTCCTGGGCGGCAATGCCTCCTTCCGCAGGGTGGCGTTCGATCTCGTCGGCGGATTCGCCGTCGGGATCGGCCGGGATGCCGGGCGGCGCCCGCTGGGCTGCGAGGAGACCGAGCTGTGCATCCGGATCAGCCGCTCGCTGCCGGATGCCGTGCTGCTGATCGACGACCGGTCGGTCATCCACCACCGGGTCCCGGCCGTACGGGAGCGGTTCGGCTACTTCCGCAGCCGGGCGTACGCCGAGGGCCTGTCCAAGGCGCTGGTGACCCGCAGTGTCGGCGCACGGGACGGGCTGTCGGCCGAGCGGCGCTACACGACCCGGGTGCTGCCCGCGGGGGTGCTGCGCGGGGTACGCGACGCGCTGTTGCGACGGCCGGGCGGCGCCGGGCGGGCGGGCGCGATCGTGGCCGGCGTGGCCGCCGCCGCGGCCGGCTATGCGTGGGGCACCGCACGGGCCCGGATGCAGACCCGGTCGCGGTCACGGGAACGCGGAAAGCCCGTGGGGGGAGAGGGAGTTGACCGGCCGGCGGAAGATGCGGCCGCAGGTGCGGGACCGGAGCGCGAGGGGGCGGCGGCATGA
- a CDS encoding glycosyltransferase family 2 protein, translated as MSSFLRPADAEEPPLTLLPDQAVYRPVSSHLAIAPPVSVVIPAMNEAENLPYVFKTLPDWIHEVILVDGNSTDDTVRVARDLWPDVTVVPQRGKGKGDALISGFAACTGEIIVMIDADGSADGGEIVSYVSALVSGADFAKGSRFANGGGTDDMTPVRKLGNRVLTAVVNTKFGARYTDLCYGYNAFWRHCLDEIALDCAGFEVETLMNIRVVKAGLRVQEIPSHEYNRIHGVSNLRAVRDGLRVLRVILRERGSRKNRVARPALITGNAR; from the coding sequence ATGAGCTCGTTCCTTCGCCCGGCCGACGCGGAAGAACCGCCGCTGACGCTGCTGCCGGACCAGGCCGTCTACCGTCCCGTTTCCTCGCATCTGGCCATCGCTCCACCGGTCAGTGTCGTCATCCCGGCGATGAACGAAGCGGAAAATCTCCCGTATGTCTTCAAGACCCTGCCGGACTGGATCCATGAGGTGATCCTGGTCGACGGGAACTCCACCGACGACACGGTCCGGGTCGCCCGTGACCTGTGGCCGGACGTCACGGTCGTACCGCAGCGCGGCAAGGGCAAGGGCGACGCGCTGATCAGCGGTTTCGCGGCCTGCACCGGCGAGATCATCGTGATGATCGACGCGGACGGGTCGGCCGACGGCGGCGAGATCGTCAGCTATGTCTCGGCGCTGGTCTCCGGGGCCGACTTCGCCAAGGGCTCGCGGTTCGCCAACGGCGGCGGCACGGACGACATGACGCCCGTCCGCAAGCTCGGCAACCGTGTACTGACCGCCGTGGTCAACACCAAGTTCGGCGCCCGCTACACCGATCTCTGCTACGGATACAACGCCTTCTGGCGGCACTGCCTGGACGAAATAGCCCTGGACTGCGCCGGGTTCGAGGTCGAGACGCTGATGAACATCCGGGTGGTCAAGGCCGGGCTGCGGGTGCAGGAGATCCCCAGCCACGAGTACAACCGCATCCACGGCGTCAGCAATCTGCGGGCGGTGCGGGACGGGCTGCGGGTGCTGAGGGTGATCCTGCGCGAGCGGGGCTCCCGGAAGAACCGGGTGGCCCGGCCCGCGCTGATCACCGGGAACGCGCGGTGA
- a CDS encoding GNAT family N-acetyltransferase produces MDVAVYRPGELTGADRSAWTALQSRARSLGTPQLANPFLSPEFTLAVGHCRSGVRIAVLHEHGEPAAFLPFQRSVLGTGRAVGLGVSDAQGLVHRPGFRWDARELLRACGLSVLEFDHLVEGQKPFETASFSGHGSPVIEVDQGFEAYLAGLRARSPKFTRTTLAKERKLGRDIGPLRYVHDERDPAALRTLMEWKSAQYRRTGRSDRFAHPWIVRLVQHLFHTRSASFAGLLSVLYAGERPVAAHFGLRSESVLACWFPAYDPRFAKFSPGLVLHLRMAQAAAAESVGHLDLGRGAKDYKDSLKTRELMVSEGWVMRRHPVALGHRARRAPVRALRNAVLARPELFAPADRLLKRVGRIRSGR; encoded by the coding sequence ATGGACGTGGCGGTGTACCGCCCCGGCGAACTGACCGGGGCCGACCGAAGTGCCTGGACCGCCCTGCAGTCCCGGGCACGGTCCCTGGGGACGCCGCAACTGGCGAACCCCTTCCTCTCCCCCGAGTTCACCCTGGCCGTCGGCCACTGCCGAAGCGGCGTACGGATCGCGGTGCTCCACGAGCACGGTGAGCCGGCCGCGTTCCTGCCCTTCCAGCGCTCGGTGCTCGGGACCGGGCGGGCGGTCGGCCTGGGCGTCTCCGATGCCCAGGGGCTGGTGCACCGGCCCGGGTTCCGCTGGGACGCCCGGGAGCTGCTGCGGGCCTGCGGGCTGTCGGTGCTGGAGTTCGATCATCTGGTGGAGGGCCAGAAGCCCTTCGAGACGGCCTCGTTCAGCGGTCATGGCTCACCCGTCATCGAGGTGGACCAGGGCTTCGAGGCCTATCTGGCGGGGCTGCGGGCCCGGTCGCCGAAGTTCACCCGGACCACGCTCGCCAAGGAACGCAAGCTCGGCCGGGACATCGGGCCGCTGCGCTATGTCCACGACGAGCGCGACCCGGCGGCGCTGCGGACGCTCATGGAGTGGAAGTCGGCGCAGTACCGCAGGACGGGGCGCAGCGACCGCTTCGCACACCCCTGGATCGTCCGGCTCGTACAGCACCTCTTCCACACCCGCAGCGCTTCCTTCGCGGGGCTGCTGTCGGTGCTGTACGCGGGCGAGCGGCCGGTCGCGGCGCACTTCGGGCTGCGTTCGGAGTCCGTTCTCGCCTGCTGGTTCCCGGCCTACGACCCCCGGTTCGCGAAGTTCTCCCCGGGGCTGGTGCTGCATCTGCGGATGGCGCAGGCGGCGGCCGCGGAATCGGTCGGCCATCTCGACCTGGGGCGCGGCGCGAAGGATTACAAGGACTCCCTCAAGACCCGTGAACTCATGGTGTCCGAGGGGTGGGTGATGCGGCGGCATCCGGTGGCACTGGGGCACCGGGCGCGGCGCGCGCCGGTGCGTGCGCTGCGCAATGCGGTGCTGGCCAGGCCGGAGCTGTTCGCGCCCGCCGACCGTCTGCTCAAGCGGGTGGGCCGGATCCGGTCGGGTCGGTGA